A DNA window from Gemmatimonadaceae bacterium contains the following coding sequences:
- a CDS encoding lysophospholipid acyltransferase family protein, which yields MKDSRGTAELPLGTRISLFAGGTVIRALASTWRYRTVGEDALLKLRAEKTPVLFTLWHGEMLPLLWHHRDQGVAVLVSEHKDGEIIARILGWMGYALIRGSTSRGAGRALIGLVRTLRGGNDAAITPDGPRGPRHKFAPGAAVAANRAGAPILPIVAHVNRFWRLSTWDGFIVPKPFARITVAYGPPTRVEAATPREAAAEAPRLEKLMDDAGRQACA from the coding sequence ATGAAGGATTCACGCGGGACGGCGGAGCTTCCGTTGGGCACGCGCATTTCGCTGTTTGCCGGCGGGACCGTGATTCGCGCACTGGCTTCCACGTGGCGGTACCGAACTGTCGGCGAAGATGCGCTGCTGAAACTCCGGGCCGAGAAAACGCCGGTGCTGTTCACCCTCTGGCACGGCGAGATGTTGCCGCTGCTCTGGCATCACCGCGATCAAGGGGTGGCGGTGCTTGTGAGCGAGCACAAGGATGGCGAGATTATCGCGCGCATACTAGGGTGGATGGGATACGCGCTGATTCGCGGCTCGACATCCCGCGGAGCAGGGCGGGCACTCATCGGCCTCGTGCGCACGCTCCGCGGAGGCAACGACGCCGCGATCACTCCCGACGGCCCCCGCGGTCCACGCCATAAATTCGCTCCGGGCGCAGCCGTCGCCGCGAACCGCGCCGGAGCTCCGATTCTGCCGATCGTGGCTCACGTGAATCGCTTCTGGAGATTGTCAACCTGGGACGGCTTCATCGTACCAAAGCCGTTCGCGCGGATTACCGTTGCGTATGGGCCGCCCACTCGCGTGGAAGCAGCGACTCCCCGCGAAGCTGCAGCGGAGGCGCCGCGGCTCGAAAAGCTGATGGACGACGCCGGACGGCAGGCGTGCGCCTGA
- the fabZ gene encoding 3-hydroxyacyl-ACP dehydratase FabZ translates to MVYGIEDIMKVLAHRYPFLLVDRILEIEENKRIVGLKNVTINEPFFQGHFPGHPIMPGVLIIEAMAQVGGVLLMGLGENQSDSKVAYFMSLDNVKFRKPVRPGDQLLFELVVVQIRGKVCKMRGVAKVDGEVVAEADMAAMVRDK, encoded by the coding sequence ATGGTGTACGGAATCGAAGACATCATGAAGGTTCTCGCGCACCGGTATCCGTTCCTTCTCGTGGACAGGATACTCGAGATCGAGGAGAACAAGAGGATCGTCGGGCTCAAGAACGTGACCATCAACGAGCCGTTCTTTCAGGGCCATTTTCCCGGGCATCCGATCATGCCCGGCGTTCTCATCATCGAGGCGATGGCGCAGGTCGGAGGCGTTCTCCTCATGGGCTTGGGCGAGAATCAATCGGATTCGAAAGTCGCCTACTTCATGTCGCTCGACAACGTCAAGTTCCGGAAGCCCGTGAGGCCGGGAGACCAGCTCCTCTTCGAGCTCGTCGTCGTGCAGATCCGCGGCAAGGTCTGCAAGATGCGCGGCGTGGCGAAGGTGGACGGCGAAGTGGTGGCCGAAGCGGACATGGCGGCGATGGTTCGCGACAAGTGA
- a CDS encoding OmpH family outer membrane protein codes for MGGLIRAASLALIVGAAAAGTASAQAAPKIAFINSAAILAEAPGRAEAETRFKGEVTAYQAQLQRMSDSLQTMAANFDKESARLDSATRISRAKVIQNKEADYQNRARQLDQQMQTRQAELIRPIMENLQKVIEQIRAEDGYAMIFDVASQTSVIVAADKNLDLTQKVLARVKAAPAPKPAATGAVTPKPAGVTAPKR; via the coding sequence ATGGGTGGTTTGATTCGTGCGGCTTCGCTCGCACTCATTGTTGGTGCAGCAGCGGCCGGAACGGCATCGGCCCAGGCGGCACCGAAGATAGCCTTCATCAACTCGGCGGCGATCCTCGCCGAGGCGCCCGGTCGCGCTGAAGCGGAGACTCGCTTCAAGGGAGAGGTCACGGCTTATCAGGCGCAGCTTCAGCGGATGAGCGACTCGCTCCAGACGATGGCCGCGAACTTCGACAAGGAGTCCGCACGCCTCGACAGCGCGACGCGCATTTCGCGGGCCAAGGTGATCCAGAACAAGGAAGCGGATTACCAGAACCGCGCCCGCCAGCTCGATCAGCAGATGCAGACGCGCCAGGCCGAGCTCATCCGGCCGATCATGGAGAATCTGCAGAAGGTCATCGAGCAGATCCGCGCCGAGGATGGCTATGCGATGATCTTCGACGTCGCGTCGCAGACCAGCGTCATTGTCGCCGCCGACAAGAATCTCGACCTCACGCAGAAGGTCCTTGCGCGCGTGAAGGCAGCGCCTGCGCCGAAGCCTGCAGCCACGGGTGCCGTCACGCCTAAGCCGGCTGGAGTCACCGCGCCCAAGCGTTGA
- a CDS encoding Gfo/Idh/MocA family oxidoreductase — MGAGSLGFHHVRILRDMESVALAGFVEARDERASEVATQLGVRRYTDEASLLADVDAVTIVVPTPAHYTVARAALEAGKHVFIEKPITATLEQADELLEIAHRNGCIVQIGHVERFNQAVRAALPYVSRPRFIESERLALFSLRGSDVAVVLDLMIHDIDLVLTLVGDTAEEISAVGVPVLTPMLDIANARVTFSSGAVANITSSRISRDRVRKIRIFQESGYLSLDLGSGTGDFFRLKEKMDPTRPPAGPVSITDFVDRISLTAPEGEPLRLEFDSFVAALRGEAPVVVTGEDGRRALAVALRIVAEIERTRPALTGVAATSRA; from the coding sequence ATCGGCGCCGGCAGCCTCGGCTTTCATCACGTTCGCATTCTCCGCGACATGGAGTCGGTGGCATTGGCCGGCTTCGTGGAGGCACGGGATGAGCGGGCGAGCGAGGTTGCCACCCAGCTCGGTGTGCGCCGGTATACGGACGAGGCGAGCCTTCTCGCTGACGTGGACGCGGTGACGATTGTCGTTCCGACTCCCGCACACTACACAGTTGCGCGAGCCGCGCTCGAAGCCGGAAAGCACGTCTTCATCGAAAAGCCGATAACCGCGACGCTGGAACAGGCTGACGAGCTGCTCGAGATCGCTCATCGAAATGGCTGCATCGTCCAGATCGGCCACGTGGAGCGGTTTAACCAGGCGGTGCGCGCCGCGCTGCCGTACGTGTCCCGTCCGCGATTCATCGAAAGCGAGCGCCTCGCGCTGTTCAGCCTTCGCGGTTCCGACGTCGCCGTCGTGCTCGACCTGATGATTCACGACATAGATCTCGTGCTGACACTCGTCGGGGACACCGCCGAGGAGATTTCCGCCGTGGGTGTTCCGGTTCTCACGCCCATGCTCGACATCGCCAATGCGCGCGTGACGTTCTCGTCCGGCGCGGTCGCGAACATCACGTCGAGCCGTATCTCGCGTGACAGGGTGCGGAAGATCCGGATCTTCCAGGAGAGCGGATACCTCTCCCTCGACCTTGGATCGGGCACTGGTGACTTCTTCCGGCTGAAGGAGAAGATGGATCCCACGCGCCCTCCCGCAGGGCCGGTCAGCATCACTGACTTCGTGGACCGTATCTCGCTGACCGCGCCCGAAGGCGAGCCGCTGCGGCTCGAGTTCGACAGCTTCGTCGCCGCTCTCCGTGGCGAAGCCCCCGTCGTGGTGACGGGGGAGGACGGCAGGCGCGCGCTTGCGGTGGCACTCCGCATAGTCGCCGAGATTGAGCGCACGCGCCCCGCTCTCACCGGAGTAGCGGCCACCAGTCGTGCCTGA
- a CDS encoding ATP-dependent Clp protease ATP-binding subunit, giving the protein MNGYNFTERVRKVLAMAREEAERLRHEYVGTEHILLGLIREGEGVAAAVLQNLSVDLDEIQQKIEDTVKKGKAAAATGPDLPYTSRAKKVLELAMAEARDLTHNYVGTEHLLLGLLREEKGIAAQVLTDAGINLDAARAETLRLLGTDMPQSGTAAAPAGGSSAAPASAGKGEKKSKTPALDHFCRDLTQLAAESQLDPTIGRAKEIERVMEILTRRKKNNPVLIGEPGVGKTAIVEGLAQLIANDECPDSLREHRVLSLDMAAVIAGTKYRGQFEERLKAVMNEIAQNKNVILFIDELHTLVGAGAAEGAIDASNMLKPALARGELQCVGASTLNEYRKYIEKDGALERRFQTVIVEPPSVDETVEILKGLRGKYEEHHKVTIPDTTLQAAAKMSERYITDRFLPDKAIDVIDEAGARARLATQAPSPEVAALKTQLEGVNTEKESAVRDQNFERAASLRDKERELQGDIRRKHEDWEKHRQSHRPVLGEQEVSFIVSRWTGIPVMRLQEAETARLLRMEDELHASVVAQDEAIKALSRSIRRSRAGLKDPNRPIGSFIFSGPTGVGKTELARALAKFLFADPAALIRVDMSEYMEKFSVSRLIGAPPGYVGYEDSGTLTKAVRRKPYSVVLLDEIEKAHPDVFNILLQVLDEGHLTDNYGRVIDFKNTVVIMTSNVGARDITKGRNMGFATPDGRSSFERIAEKVKEEMTHVFNPEFLNRLDEVIVFHPLSEEHIGQIVGILMQAVQKRLSDEELTLKLTEPGARFLVKQGYDEKFGARPLKRAIQRYIEDPLSEKILLGEFAKGDEVEVDISSDGEKLDFRVLTSTTQAQ; this is encoded by the coding sequence ATGAACGGCTACAACTTCACCGAACGTGTTCGAAAGGTTCTCGCGATGGCGCGAGAGGAAGCCGAGCGGCTTCGTCACGAATACGTCGGCACGGAGCATATCCTGCTCGGACTGATACGCGAGGGAGAGGGAGTCGCCGCTGCAGTTCTCCAGAACCTCAGCGTGGACCTCGACGAGATCCAGCAGAAAATCGAGGACACAGTCAAGAAGGGCAAGGCGGCCGCCGCCACCGGTCCCGATCTCCCGTATACGTCCAGAGCGAAGAAAGTTCTCGAGCTCGCGATGGCCGAGGCCCGCGACCTGACTCACAACTATGTCGGGACGGAGCATCTGCTTCTTGGCCTCCTGAGAGAGGAGAAGGGAATTGCCGCTCAGGTCCTGACGGACGCCGGCATCAATCTCGACGCCGCGCGCGCCGAGACGCTGCGCCTGCTCGGCACCGACATGCCGCAGAGTGGCACGGCCGCAGCCCCTGCTGGCGGATCTTCGGCCGCGCCTGCTTCCGCCGGCAAGGGCGAGAAGAAATCGAAGACGCCCGCGCTCGATCACTTCTGCCGCGACCTCACTCAGCTCGCCGCGGAGTCGCAGCTCGATCCAACGATCGGCCGCGCGAAGGAGATCGAGCGCGTGATGGAGATTCTCACGCGCCGCAAGAAGAACAATCCCGTGCTCATCGGTGAGCCCGGGGTTGGCAAGACGGCGATCGTCGAAGGCCTCGCCCAGCTCATCGCCAATGACGAATGCCCTGACAGCCTTCGCGAGCACCGCGTCCTGTCGCTCGACATGGCGGCCGTCATCGCCGGAACGAAGTATCGCGGCCAGTTCGAGGAGCGGCTCAAGGCGGTGATGAACGAGATCGCCCAGAACAAGAACGTCATCCTGTTCATAGACGAGCTGCACACGCTCGTCGGAGCCGGTGCCGCCGAAGGCGCGATCGACGCCAGCAACATGCTCAAGCCGGCGCTCGCGCGTGGCGAGCTCCAGTGCGTCGGTGCGTCCACGCTGAATGAGTACCGCAAGTACATCGAGAAGGACGGTGCTCTCGAGCGGCGCTTCCAGACTGTCATCGTCGAGCCGCCTTCGGTAGACGAGACAGTCGAGATCCTGAAGGGTCTTCGCGGGAAATACGAGGAGCACCACAAGGTGACGATTCCCGACACGACGCTGCAGGCAGCGGCGAAGATGTCGGAGCGCTACATCACCGACCGGTTCCTTCCGGACAAGGCGATCGACGTGATAGACGAGGCCGGCGCACGCGCCCGTCTCGCGACGCAGGCGCCATCGCCGGAAGTCGCCGCGCTCAAGACGCAGCTCGAGGGCGTGAACACGGAAAAGGAATCCGCGGTTCGCGACCAGAACTTCGAGCGCGCGGCGTCTCTGCGCGACAAGGAGCGTGAGCTGCAGGGCGACATCAGGCGGAAGCACGAGGACTGGGAGAAGCACCGCCAGTCGCATCGGCCCGTGCTCGGCGAGCAAGAAGTCTCGTTCATCGTCAGCCGGTGGACGGGCATTCCGGTCATGCGCCTGCAGGAAGCGGAGACGGCACGCCTGCTCCGCATGGAAGATGAGCTGCACGCGTCGGTCGTCGCCCAGGATGAGGCGATCAAGGCACTGTCGCGCTCCATCCGCCGCAGCAGGGCTGGTCTCAAGGATCCGAACCGTCCCATCGGCTCGTTCATCTTCTCCGGGCCAACTGGCGTCGGAAAGACAGAGCTCGCCCGGGCGCTGGCCAAGTTCCTTTTCGCCGATCCCGCCGCGCTCATCCGCGTGGACATGAGCGAGTACATGGAGAAATTCTCCGTGTCCCGCCTCATCGGCGCGCCTCCGGGCTACGTCGGCTACGAGGATTCGGGCACGCTCACCAAGGCGGTGCGGCGCAAGCCGTACAGCGTAGTGCTGCTCGACGAGATCGAGAAGGCGCACCCCGACGTCTTCAACATCCTGCTCCAGGTGCTCGATGAAGGCCACCTCACCGACAACTACGGCAGAGTGATCGACTTCAAGAACACCGTGGTGATCATGACGTCGAACGTCGGCGCGCGTGACATCACGAAGGGACGGAACATGGGCTTCGCCACCCCCGACGGCCGCAGCAGCTTCGAGCGGATCGCCGAGAAGGTGAAGGAGGAGATGACGCACGTCTTCAATCCCGAGTTCCTGAATCGCCTCGACGAGGTGATCGTGTTCCATCCGCTGTCGGAGGAGCACATCGGACAGATCGTGGGCATCCTGATGCAGGCAGTCCAGAAGCGTCTCAGCGACGAGGAACTCACGCTCAAGCTCACCGAGCCGGGGGCGAGGTTCCTCGTGAAGCAGGGGTACGACGAGAAATTCGGCGCGCGCCCGCTGAAGAGAGCGATCCAGCGTTACATCGAGGATCCGCTTTCCGAGAAGATCCTGCTTGGCGAGTTCGCCAAGGGCGACGAGGTCGAGGTGGACATCTCGAGCGACGGGGAGAAGCTGGATTTTCGCGTCCTGACGAGCACGACGCAGGCGCAGTAG
- the lpxD gene encoding UDP-3-O-(3-hydroxymyristoyl)glucosamine N-acyltransferase, translating into MRTLTAAAIADIVHGELKGEPKTQVDSVAPLGRAARNQLSFLGDARYAPALASSSAGVILVTPELAGSPGDIPSRIIVQKPQAAMLELLPRLYPSEERTPRVHPTARIGSGARIGTGVTLDAYAVIGDGATIGDGAWIGSHCVVGDGVSVGSASRLFPHVTLYSGAELGDRVVLHSGVRIGSDGFGYVFTGGEHRKIPHVGRCIIGSDVEIGANTTVDRGSIDDTVIGCGTRIDNLVQIGHNVRVGELCLIMAQVGISGSAQIGDGVVLAGQAGLGGHITIGAGARIGGQSGVFGNVPAGEVWSGYPARPHRESLRATGALFRIAGMMKRIERILEQEERDPG; encoded by the coding sequence GTGCGTACTCTCACCGCTGCGGCCATTGCGGACATCGTGCATGGCGAGCTGAAAGGCGAGCCGAAGACACAGGTAGACAGCGTCGCGCCTCTTGGAAGGGCGGCGCGGAATCAGCTCAGCTTTCTCGGAGACGCGCGTTACGCGCCTGCACTGGCGTCGTCGTCGGCCGGCGTAATTCTCGTGACGCCGGAGCTTGCCGGATCGCCCGGTGATATACCGTCCCGCATAATCGTTCAGAAGCCCCAGGCAGCCATGCTCGAGCTTCTCCCCCGGCTGTATCCCAGTGAGGAGCGGACGCCTCGCGTGCATCCCACCGCGCGCATCGGGAGCGGCGCTCGTATCGGCACCGGTGTCACTCTCGATGCGTATGCGGTAATCGGTGACGGAGCGACGATCGGTGATGGCGCGTGGATCGGATCACACTGCGTCGTCGGAGACGGTGTGTCCGTCGGATCCGCATCACGGCTGTTCCCACACGTCACTCTCTATTCGGGAGCTGAGCTGGGCGACCGCGTCGTGCTTCATTCCGGCGTCCGTATCGGCTCCGACGGCTTCGGCTACGTTTTTACCGGAGGCGAGCATCGCAAGATCCCGCATGTCGGCCGATGTATCATCGGCTCCGACGTGGAGATTGGCGCCAACACGACCGTGGATCGCGGCAGCATCGACGACACGGTAATCGGGTGCGGCACGCGGATAGACAACCTCGTGCAGATCGGACACAACGTCCGCGTCGGCGAGCTTTGCCTGATAATGGCTCAGGTGGGAATCTCGGGCTCGGCGCAGATCGGAGACGGAGTCGTTCTCGCGGGGCAGGCCGGGCTCGGCGGTCACATCACTATCGGAGCCGGTGCGCGGATCGGTGGGCAATCGGGCGTGTTCGGCAACGTGCCCGCAGGTGAGGTGTGGTCCGGCTATCCGGCGCGGCCGCATCGTGAGTCGTTGCGTGCAACGGGGGCACTGTTCAGGATTGCCGGCATGATGAAGCGCATCGAGCGGATCCTCGAGCAGGAAGAGCGGGACCCGGGATGA
- the lpxB gene encoding lipid-A-disaccharide synthase, whose protein sequence is MPEVVFIAGEASGDLHAAGVAEELRRLRPDLELTGFGGPLMERAGVALFERYDTGVMGFIEIIRHVPRHWELLQRIRKRIASGNVKLLVVIDYPGFNMKAAAAAAEAGVPVLYYVTPQVWAWGEGRIPKLARIVTKAAVILPFEENLLRGHGIDATFVGHPLLDRAGDLPDKRTARATLGLPDSAPVLALFPGSRQQEIDRHIDDFVETARETERHVPGLQVVVSVAPAISLDPARCPFRLVHSASFTVLRAADAALCKSGTTTLEAAIADCPLVVAYRTSPISYFIARMMVTILHIGLVNVVAGREVAREFVQDAIVPRTVSVELQRLMDPSDPERTRVLDGLAEVRAKLGKPGAAKRVATMASDLAR, encoded by the coding sequence GTGCCTGAGGTTGTATTCATCGCCGGAGAAGCATCCGGCGATCTCCACGCTGCGGGAGTAGCGGAGGAGCTCAGGCGTCTTCGTCCCGACCTCGAGCTGACCGGCTTTGGCGGACCTCTCATGGAGCGTGCCGGCGTCGCGCTCTTCGAGCGCTACGATACCGGCGTGATGGGTTTCATCGAAATCATCAGGCACGTTCCCCGGCACTGGGAGCTGCTGCAGCGGATCCGGAAGCGGATCGCGTCTGGCAATGTCAAGCTGCTCGTCGTGATAGACTACCCGGGATTCAACATGAAGGCTGCGGCGGCCGCAGCCGAAGCAGGGGTGCCGGTCCTGTACTACGTGACACCGCAGGTATGGGCGTGGGGCGAAGGGCGCATTCCGAAGCTCGCGCGCATCGTCACGAAGGCGGCGGTGATACTTCCGTTCGAGGAAAACCTTCTGCGCGGGCACGGCATCGATGCAACCTTCGTCGGCCATCCGCTGCTCGACCGCGCCGGCGATCTGCCCGACAAGCGCACTGCCCGCGCAACCCTCGGCCTGCCCGACTCCGCCCCTGTGCTCGCGCTTTTTCCCGGCAGCCGGCAGCAGGAGATCGACCGCCACATAGACGATTTTGTTGAGACGGCGCGAGAAACAGAGCGGCACGTTCCCGGCCTCCAGGTGGTCGTCAGCGTCGCGCCGGCGATCTCTCTCGATCCGGCGCGATGTCCCTTCCGCCTCGTTCACTCTGCGTCATTCACGGTGTTGCGTGCAGCTGATGCCGCGCTGTGCAAGAGTGGAACGACGACTCTCGAGGCGGCGATCGCAGACTGCCCGCTCGTCGTCGCATACCGCACCAGCCCGATCTCGTATTTCATCGCGCGAATGATGGTGACGATTCTGCACATCGGTCTCGTAAACGTCGTCGCCGGACGCGAAGTCGCCCGTGAGTTCGTACAGGACGCGATCGTTCCGCGGACGGTTTCGGTCGAGCTGCAGCGTCTGATGGATCCGTCGGATCCCGAGCGCACACGTGTTCTCGACGGGCTGGCCGAAGTTCGCGCGAAGCTCGGCAAGCCAGGAGCGGCGAAGCGGGTCGCGACGATGGCGAGCGATCTCGCCCGATGA
- the bamA gene encoding outer membrane protein assembly factor BamA: MQKHVVTLLALMAAGSPVLAQDNAPGACTTPDTIVVTGNSRVTDATVRSGAGISARTTLNYRDVQRAIKALFATSQFEDIQVLCSVPPVTPRTTLTISVRERPVLRAYTVKGAERVSAKDVRDRLTLVTGKPLDPSALALAVERADSLYESKGYYLARVHVDTVRESDSNVRIAFTVEEGRRLAVSGLSVTGNRGVSAADIAAAMQSKPEGFFWFRKGEFDDSKYATDLAERIPQLYSSRGFIDFRILSDSLIIDREAGKAVIDLEVSEGPRYRIGTFEVLGNKRFSSAEIQQYYPFAGDAQTLTQRAAGIIRRTYHNPANTFDAGKWEAAEQKLRDAYNDEGYIYARIRPVVERQPGGDSVRVVNLRWEIDEASPAIVNRIDIEGNDFTYESCIREQVVLAPGQVFNRNYLLRSYQNISNLNFFESPMPAPETRPVGDQGDVDIIFRVKEKRTGNVNFGASTGQGTGIGGFVGLDQPNLLGRCKRAQLQYQFGRYINDFNTTYTDPNINQTRISGSLTAYHTASRYTIADLGRTVRTGAQVQVGFPVPNSLYSRILVSYGGEGVSYGGEGLLSTVDNRCDNCFRSTVGFTASHDTRLGLPFAAEGGSQTFNAQFNGGPLGGTASFQRYTTELKGYAPIGGIGVAALGSAPMTFVLGLTARAGALFGDPGPFFYSQSFALGGTQYGEQLRGYEEFSITPSGFNQFAEGGGGVQRQSFGNAFFTGTGEFGLRVNQALYLNTFFEGGNVWDRPRQFDPTRLFRSFGFGAAIVSPLGPIGIDLGYGLDRLDATGRPAPGWKFHFKLGQFF, from the coding sequence ATGCAAAAGCATGTTGTCACCCTGCTGGCTCTGATGGCGGCAGGGTCTCCCGTTTTGGCCCAGGACAACGCCCCCGGAGCCTGCACGACCCCTGACACGATCGTCGTTACCGGCAACTCGCGGGTGACCGACGCGACGGTCCGCTCGGGTGCGGGCATTTCCGCGCGCACGACGCTCAATTACCGCGACGTCCAGCGTGCCATCAAGGCACTTTTCGCCACCAGCCAGTTCGAGGACATCCAGGTTCTCTGCTCCGTTCCGCCGGTGACGCCCCGCACCACGCTCACGATCAGCGTGCGCGAGCGGCCGGTACTTCGCGCGTACACGGTGAAGGGCGCCGAGCGAGTCTCGGCAAAGGATGTTCGCGATCGGCTGACGCTTGTTACTGGCAAGCCGCTCGATCCTTCCGCGCTCGCGCTCGCCGTCGAGCGCGCGGATTCGCTGTACGAGTCGAAGGGTTACTATCTGGCGCGCGTCCACGTGGACACCGTTCGCGAGTCCGACAGCAATGTCCGCATTGCGTTCACGGTCGAGGAGGGCAGGCGTCTCGCTGTTTCCGGGCTCAGCGTGACTGGCAACCGTGGCGTTTCGGCGGCCGATATCGCCGCGGCGATGCAGTCGAAGCCGGAAGGATTCTTCTGGTTCCGGAAGGGGGAATTCGACGACTCGAAGTACGCTACCGATCTCGCCGAGCGCATTCCGCAGCTTTACTCGAGCCGCGGCTTCATAGACTTCCGCATACTCAGCGATTCGTTGATCATCGATCGCGAGGCGGGCAAGGCGGTGATTGACCTCGAAGTGAGCGAGGGACCGCGATACAGGATCGGAACGTTCGAGGTGCTCGGCAACAAACGCTTCTCGAGCGCCGAGATCCAGCAGTACTATCCGTTCGCGGGGGACGCGCAGACGCTGACCCAGCGAGCGGCGGGAATCATCCGCAGAACGTATCACAATCCGGCCAACACGTTCGACGCCGGCAAGTGGGAGGCGGCGGAGCAGAAGCTTCGCGACGCCTACAATGACGAAGGCTACATCTATGCGCGCATCCGGCCCGTCGTCGAGCGTCAGCCGGGAGGCGATTCCGTCCGCGTCGTCAATCTCCGCTGGGAGATAGACGAGGCGAGCCCCGCCATCGTGAATCGCATTGACATCGAGGGCAACGACTTCACCTACGAGTCGTGCATTCGCGAGCAGGTGGTTCTTGCGCCGGGGCAGGTGTTCAACCGCAACTATCTGCTGCGCAGCTATCAGAACATCTCCAACCTGAATTTCTTCGAGTCGCCGATGCCGGCGCCGGAGACCCGTCCGGTCGGAGACCAGGGAGACGTGGACATCATCTTCCGCGTGAAAGAGAAGCGTACAGGTAACGTGAACTTTGGAGCCTCCACTGGCCAGGGAACGGGTATCGGCGGTTTCGTCGGGCTCGACCAGCCCAACCTGCTCGGTCGCTGCAAGCGCGCGCAGCTTCAGTACCAGTTCGGCCGCTACATCAATGACTTCAACACGACGTACACGGATCCCAACATCAATCAGACGCGGATCTCGGGCAGCCTGACAGCGTATCATACGGCGTCGCGGTACACGATCGCCGATCTTGGCCGCACGGTCCGCACCGGCGCGCAGGTGCAGGTCGGTTTCCCGGTGCCCAATTCGCTTTATAGCCGCATCCTTGTGTCTTATGGTGGCGAGGGCGTGTCGTACGGCGGAGAAGGATTGTTGAGCACGGTGGACAACCGTTGTGACAACTGCTTCCGTTCCACTGTCGGATTCACCGCGTCGCACGATACGCGGCTGGGTCTGCCGTTCGCGGCAGAGGGCGGATCGCAGACGTTCAACGCGCAGTTCAACGGAGGGCCGCTTGGAGGCACGGCGTCGTTCCAGCGGTACACCACCGAGCTCAAGGGTTACGCGCCCATTGGCGGCATCGGCGTCGCCGCGCTGGGCTCGGCCCCGATGACGTTCGTGCTCGGACTGACCGCCCGCGCCGGTGCGCTGTTCGGTGATCCTGGCCCGTTCTTCTATAGCCAGTCGTTCGCTCTCGGCGGCACTCAATACGGCGAGCAGCTGCGCGGCTATGAGGAGTTCTCGATCACGCCTTCCGGATTCAACCAGTTCGCGGAAGGCGGCGGCGGAGTACAGCGTCAGTCGTTCGGTAACGCCTTTTTCACCGGAACCGGCGAGTTCGGCCTTCGCGTGAATCAGGCGCTGTATCTGAATACATTCTTCGAGGGCGGCAACGTGTGGGACCGCCCGCGCCAGTTCGATCCCACGCGGTTGTTTCGTTCTTTCGGATTCGGTGCGGCGATCGTCAGCCCGCTCGGACCAATCGGTATTGATCTAGGGTATGGTCTGGACCGACTGGATGCGACCGGCCGTCCGGCGCCTGGCTGGAAATTTCATTTCAAACTTGGACAGTTCTTCTAA
- the lpxA gene encoding acyl-ACP--UDP-N-acetylglucosamine O-acyltransferase translates to MKCSGVHPTAIISSRAKLGERVEVGPFAIIGDGCEVGDDCQIHPRATLERDVKLGTGVKVGIGSILGGPPQDLKYAGEETTVEVGDHTVIREYSTINRGTSQSFKTTVGSNCLLMSYVHLAHDCHIGNGVVIANGVQLAGHVIVEDKAAISGLSAVHQFVRIGRHSFIGGCSRVSKDIPPFLKAVGNPVKLYGLNSVGLQRNGFSEEVVLELKRAYRLFFRSDLNLTQAMQRAESDLERFPEVEELMRFVEESERGVVI, encoded by the coding sequence GTGAAGTGCAGCGGTGTACATCCCACCGCGATCATATCGTCGCGAGCGAAGCTCGGCGAGCGCGTCGAGGTGGGTCCATTCGCGATCATCGGCGACGGCTGCGAGGTAGGGGACGACTGTCAGATCCATCCGCGCGCGACACTCGAGCGCGACGTGAAGCTGGGTACCGGCGTCAAGGTCGGCATCGGGAGCATCCTCGGCGGTCCGCCGCAGGATCTCAAATACGCCGGCGAGGAGACGACGGTCGAAGTCGGCGACCACACGGTGATCCGCGAGTATTCGACGATCAATCGCGGCACGTCGCAGTCGTTCAAGACTACCGTGGGAAGCAATTGCCTGCTGATGTCATACGTGCATCTTGCGCACGACTGCCACATCGGTAACGGCGTGGTCATCGCCAACGGCGTGCAGCTCGCCGGTCATGTGATCGTCGAAGACAAGGCGGCGATATCGGGATTGTCCGCCGTCCACCAGTTCGTGCGCATCGGCCGCCACAGCTTCATCGGAGGCTGCTCGCGCGTGTCGAAGGACATTCCACCGTTCCTCAAGGCGGTGGGGAATCCGGTGAAACTGTATGGCCTCAACAGCGTGGGTCTGCAGCGCAACGGATTCTCCGAGGAAGTCGTGCTCGAGCTGAAGCGCGCGTACCGTCTCTTCTTCCGGTCCGACCTCAATCTCACGCAGGCAATGCAGCGTGCCGAGTCGGATCTCGAGAGATTCCCGGAGGTCGAGGAGCTGATGCGATTCGTCGAGGAGAGCGAGCGGGGCGTAGTCATCTGA